One part of the Mycolicibacterium aromaticivorans JS19b1 = JCM 16368 genome encodes these proteins:
- a CDS encoding metal-dependent hydrolase family protein has translation MSALRASGSSPRATTLKAAGYVDVDAGEIVRPAIVKVEGDRIVSVGGDVDESSDVIDLGDAILLPGLMDMEVNLLMGGRGENPGLSQVQDDPPTRVLRAVGNARRTLRAGFTTVRNLGLFVKTGGYLLDVALGKAIDAGWIEGPRIVPAGHAITPTGGHLDPTMFAAFMPGALELTVEEGIANGVDEIRKAVRYQIKHGAQLIKVCVSGGVMSLTGEAGAQHYSDEELRAIVDEAHRRGLRVAAHTHGAEAVKHAVACGIDCIEHGFLMDDEAIQMLVDNDRFLVTTRRLAQAMDVSHAPKVLQDKAAEMFPKAETSIKAAYEAGVKIAVGTDAPAIPHGKNADELVTLVEWGMPPAAVLRAATVVGADLINVTDRGRIAEGLLADIIAVPGDPLSDITVTQHVSFVMKGGKVYVNTAD, from the coding sequence TTGTCTGCTCTTCGCGCAAGCGGCTCGTCGCCGCGCGCAACGACCCTGAAGGCGGCGGGGTACGTCGACGTCGACGCAGGCGAGATCGTCCGGCCCGCCATCGTGAAGGTCGAGGGCGACCGGATCGTTTCGGTGGGGGGCGATGTTGATGAGAGCTCCGATGTCATCGATTTGGGAGACGCCATCCTCCTTCCGGGGTTGATGGACATGGAAGTCAACCTCCTGATGGGCGGCCGGGGCGAAAACCCCGGCCTCTCCCAGGTCCAGGATGATCCGCCGACCCGGGTGTTGCGCGCGGTCGGCAATGCCCGCCGCACGCTGCGCGCGGGTTTCACCACGGTGCGCAACCTCGGGCTGTTCGTGAAGACCGGCGGGTACCTGCTCGACGTCGCGCTGGGCAAGGCGATCGACGCGGGCTGGATCGAGGGTCCGCGGATCGTGCCTGCCGGGCATGCCATCACGCCGACCGGCGGTCATCTGGACCCGACGATGTTCGCCGCCTTCATGCCGGGCGCCCTCGAGCTGACCGTCGAGGAGGGCATCGCCAACGGTGTCGACGAGATCCGCAAGGCGGTGCGCTATCAGATCAAGCACGGCGCGCAGCTGATCAAGGTGTGCGTGTCCGGCGGCGTGATGTCGCTGACCGGTGAAGCAGGCGCGCAACACTATTCGGACGAGGAGCTCCGGGCGATCGTCGACGAGGCGCACCGGCGCGGACTGCGCGTAGCCGCCCACACCCACGGCGCCGAGGCGGTCAAACATGCGGTGGCGTGCGGCATCGACTGCATCGAGCACGGCTTCCTGATGGACGACGAGGCCATCCAGATGCTGGTCGACAACGATCGCTTCCTGGTGACCACCCGTCGGCTCGCCCAGGCGATGGACGTGTCACATGCGCCGAAGGTGTTGCAGGACAAGGCTGCCGAGATGTTCCCGAAGGCGGAGACGTCGATCAAGGCCGCCTACGAGGCCGGCGTGAAGATCGCGGTCGGCACCGATGCGCCCGCGATCCCGCACGGCAAGAACGCTGACGAGCTCGTCACCCTGGTGGAGTGGGGTATGCCGCCGGCCGCGGTGCTGCGGGCCGCCACCGTCGTCGGCGCCGATCTGATCAACGTCACCGACCGGGGCCGCATCGCCGAAGGCCTGCTCGCCGACATCATCGCCGTGCCCGGCGATCCGTTGTCCGACATCACCGTCACCCAGCACGTCAGCTTCGTCATGAAAGGCGGAAAAGTCTATGTCAACACCGCGGACTGA
- a CDS encoding nuclear transport factor 2 family protein, which produces MSTPRTDDIVEIQQLLARYAVTITQLDVENLVKVFTEDGTYSAFGETYSLGRFPELVEAAPKGLFMTGESLVEFDENDRNKATGTQPLCFIEHSAHDMRIGYYRDTYLRTEKGWRLSTRAMTFIRRTGVHDSGRPHAIGRPAGG; this is translated from the coding sequence ATGTCAACACCGCGGACTGACGACATCGTCGAGATCCAGCAGCTGCTCGCCCGCTACGCGGTGACGATCACCCAGCTGGACGTCGAGAATCTGGTCAAGGTGTTCACCGAAGACGGCACCTACAGTGCCTTCGGCGAAACCTATTCGCTGGGACGGTTTCCCGAGCTCGTCGAGGCGGCACCCAAAGGGCTGTTCATGACCGGCGAGTCACTGGTCGAATTCGACGAGAACGACCGGAACAAGGCCACCGGCACCCAACCGCTGTGCTTCATCGAGCATTCGGCGCACGACATGCGCATCGGTTACTACCGCGACACGTACCTGCGGACCGAGAAGGGCTGGCGGCTGAGCACCCGCGCGATGACGTTCATCCGGCGCACCGGTGTGCACGATTCGGGCCGTCCGCACGCGATCGGCCGGCCGGCCGGCGGATGA